CATCATACGAGCTTTTGCAGGAATCTGCCAAGAAATTCGTATATATGGTATGTCAAAAATATTAAAGGAGTAGAGTTTAAGATATGCAAATTTCCCCTCAAGTAATTAAATCTGCCGCTCTGCTTCTAATGAGCCTATTAATAATTAGCAGTGTATCTGCCGAGCTTCTGATTCCTATGGATCGCACACAAACTAATCATCTCAAAGCTTATGGAGTAGCCTTTGATGCGCTTAAAGAGCAGATAACGGTAAAATGGCTATTGAACTATCGTGGGGGCAGTTTTTTGATGCCATCAGCAGCAGAGATAATAGCTATATGCAATATTCGGGGAGTTAGATATGAAAGTATCGGATCGGCAGAAGTAGCAGCAATTTTGCAGGAGATTCAGGAAGCGAATATGGAGGCGGTAACTTTGGAGAAAGAGCCTAAGATTGCCGTTTACATTCCTCCCAATACTCTGCCTTGGGACGATGCGGTCAGTATGGCTTTGGAGTATGCTGAAATAGATTACGATAGGCTTTGGGACGACGAGGTTCTTTCGGGTAAACTGAGTGATTACGATTGGTTGCATTTGCATCATGAGGATTTTACCGGGCAGTATGGCAAGTTTTATGGCTCCTATCGTCACACAGAATGGTATCAAACGGACGTAAGAGTAAATGAGACAATGGCAGCAAAGCATGGATATGCCAAAGTTTGGCAATTGAAGCACGATATAGCATGGAAGATACGTGAATTTGTAGTATCAGGTGGATTCTTATTTGCTATGTGCGGAGCAACCGATACGATAGATATTGCGCTTGCCGCCAGAGGTTTGGATGTAGTAGATGCAGCGATAGATTCGGATGGGATAGATGCTGATTTTCAGAACAAGTTGAACTATGATAATACTTTTGCCTTCGAGAATTTCAAATTGAAAACAAGTCCTTTTGAATATGAATTTTCGGATATTGATGCCAGTGACTACAGCAAAATACGTGGTGCCGAGGGCGATTATTTTCAGCTCTTTGATTTTTCGGCAAAGTACGATCCTGTGCCCACTATGCTAACTCAGTGTCACACTAATATTATAAATGGATTTATGGGTCAAACTACCTCATTTTATAGGGATAAAGTGAAGAAAAGTGTAATAATATTGGCAGAAGTGCCAAAGCAGAGTGATGTAAAATACATTCATGGAAACTTGGGAAAGGGAACTTTCACTTTTTATGGTGGGCATGATCCTGAAGATTATCAGCACATGGTGGGAGATCCGGAAACGGTATTGGATTTGCATAAAAATTCACCCGGATACCGGTTGATATTAAACAACATCTTGTTTCCAGCAGCAGAGAAGAAGAAGCTAAAAACATAAAAGGCGGCTATGTGGCACAGTTTTATCAGCATCTACGCAGTACACGCATAAAAACCGGAATCTGGACAGTGGTTATACTTCTAATTCTATTAATAGGCTATTTGTGGCTTTCAAATAGGCTTACGATGAAGAAACAGCAAGTATTACAAGTAGTTTTTACCGATGTTATGGGCTTGGCAACCGGAGATAAAATTATGTATCGGGGCATGGAAGCCGGGCGTGTGAAGAAAGTGCAACTCCACAAAGACGGCATCTTGGTTGTGGGCAAAATATCCAAGGATATAAAGGTTCCAGCAGGAAGCAGATTCTATATTGAGGATAGTCTAATGGGCAGTAAAAGCCTCAACATATTACCGATTAACGGAAATGAATATCTGGATTTAACGCAAGAACAGCGAGGTGAAAAACCTCTTAGCATGATGGCGATGATAGCGCAGGCAGGGGAGATGTTGAATAAACTGGAAAAGATTTTGCACGATATTGATGCAGAGGGTGGTATGTTGGATGTTGGCGAAAATCTATTACGGCATACAGATAACGTAATAGTAAATGCGGGGAATAGCATTACTGAACTTAAAACCGAAATTATTGGCATAATCAACAAAGTGGATTCACTTACGATGGTGGCAAATTCATTAATAGAGGAGAGTAAGGAGCCTTTGCAAAATGCTTTATCGATGGCGCCGGAAACTTTTACTAAAGTAAATGTTACTTTAGATAGCCTACAAGTTCTTTCAACAAATCTAAACCGACAGGCAAAAAATCTTGCCGAGGGTGGAGGTAGTGCTGGAAAGCTGTTAAATGAAGATGAGTTGTATGAACGTTTGTTAGAATCCATCACAAATTTGGACGAGTTGATTGC
This DNA window, taken from Candidatus Cloacimonadota bacterium, encodes the following:
- a CDS encoding asparagine synthetase B, which produces MSLLIISSVSAELLIPMDRTQTNHLKAYGVAFDALKEQITVKWLLNYRGGSFLMPSAAEIIAICNIRGVRYESIGSAEVAAILQEIQEANMEAVTLEKEPKIAVYIPPNTLPWDDAVSMALEYAEIDYDRLWDDEVLSGKLSDYDWLHLHHEDFTGQYGKFYGSYRHTEWYQTDVRVNETMAAKHGYAKVWQLKHDIAWKIREFVVSGGFLFAMCGATDTIDIALAARGLDVVDAAIDSDGIDADFQNKLNYDNTFAFENFKLKTSPFEYEFSDIDASDYSKIRGAEGDYFQLFDFSAKYDPVPTMLTQCHTNIINGFMGQTTSFYRDKVKKSVIILAEVPKQSDVKYIHGNLGKGTFTFYGGHDPEDYQHMVGDPETVLDLHKNSPGYRLILNNILFPAAEKKKLKT
- a CDS encoding MlaD family protein produces the protein MAQFYQHLRSTRIKTGIWTVVILLILLIGYLWLSNRLTMKKQQVLQVVFTDVMGLATGDKIMYRGMEAGRVKKVQLHKDGILVVGKISKDIKVPAGSRFYIEDSLMGSKSLNILPINGNEYLDLTQEQRGEKPLSMMAMIAQAGEMLNKLEKILHDIDAEGGMLDVGENLLRHTDNVIVNAGNSITELKTEIIGIINKVDSLTMVANSLIEESKEPLQNALSMAPETFTKVNVTLDSLQVLSTNLNRQAKNLAEGGGSAGKLLNEDELYERLLESITNLDELIADIKKNPRKYIKFSVF